In the Dyella humicola genome, GGAGGGCATGGGCATCGGGGCGGCTCCCGCACCGTTGCCGCGCTCCTGCAAAAGCAAGGGAGGCACATAGACGCCGCCGGATAGCACCAGCCGCACCGCCGACAACATCACGTCCGGCGAATAGGCCTTGGGAATGAAACCCTGCACGCCCATGGCGAGCAGGTCTCGCATCAAGCCTGGATCCTCCGAGCCGGACAGCACGATCACGGGCACATCGGGAAGCTTCTCGACCACTTCGGCGAGATGCTCGCTGCCCTGTACGCCAGGCATGGCGAGGTCGACCAAGGCCAGCTCCAGCGAGGAGGCGTTGGGTGCGTGAATCGCCTCCCGCAATTCGGCCATGTCCATGGCGATGACGAACTCGGTGTCAGGGCCAAGCTCAGCCAACTTCAGCTTGACCCCTTCGACGATAAGCCGATGGTCGTCCGCAATCAGTATGCGCATGTCATTCCCCGTGACGGCACGCGGAGATCCGATCGCCGTATGCCCGCTTGTAGCAACATAGTCCCACACCGCCTGCGCGGCAACCTCGGGACGCCTACGAATGGCCTAGTCTCAAGGTGATATGGCTGCCTTGCGGGGCACTCGGGAGAATCGATTCACTGCGATGGGGGAGTCGCTATGTGTAGCGTGTATCAGGTGGGGCAGCGACGACGCCATCATGGCGCGTGCGATGCCTCCAGGGGCAAGCATGTTCGTGAAAACCTGGATACGCCGATGCCAATATCTCTAGCAGTCATGATCGCCGGCGCTGCACGGTGATGACGTGAAGCCTTTTCTGCCTGCTTACAGGTTGCCCTAGCCGTCATGCGGTTGCTGGACTATTTTTCGCCGCTGTTCGCCTACGGCCTGGTCGTCGATGAGCAGGCAGCGGCCCAGACCGCCCCAAGTGAACTTGCGCCGCTCAATGCGCGGGCGCGGGAGTTGATCGATCAGGCCCGCAAATTGGCACTCGCCAACGGCAAGTCGATGCAGGAAGTCGAGCTTGCGGGCTTTGCCGTGGTGGCCTGGTTCGACGAGATCATCGTGCGCCATGAAGCCAAGCGGGATCAGCCCAGTCCGTTGCAGCTGACGCTGTTCCACACGAGTGATGCCTCCAGTGAATTCTTCGAGCATCTTGCACGGTTGGACAGCCGGGCCGAGGAGGTGCGCGAGGTCTACTGCACGGCGCTGCTGCTCGGCTTTGTTGGCCAGTATTACTACGAGAAGGGTGACGGCGGTGAGCTGGGCCGGATCAAGTCGGTCTATTGCCGCCCCTACGCGGCAACTGCCGCGGTACTCCAGGCGCTGCAGCGGGAGTCGATCACGCCACAGCCCTACCTCACGCCGGATTCACCGGCACGGCGAAAGCCGGGGCCATGGGCGGGCAGGCGACCGGCCTTGTTCGTGGCGCTTGGTGTGGTCTTGCTGGTGCTGGTGGCCTTTGTCGCCCCCGTCTTCAGTAGCGCGATGTCGGCACAGGCCTGGTATTTGGCGGGTATCCTGGTGGTTATCGCTGGCATGCTTGGATGGGCAGGATCGCTGGCGTGGCATTGGCTGGCCTTCACGCGAGCGTCTGCCGATCCGCATGCCAGATGGGACATCCGCAGCGTCAGGACAGCGCTCAAGGATGCCGTACGCCGCGTGCGTGGCGCGATACTTCACCCCTTACGGCGCCGTGGCAAATGGCGGCAGCTGTCTCGTCATCCCTGGCTGGTGTTTCTTGGCGACAACGGCGCGAACGTACGCGGGCTGCTACAGGCGGCTGCCCAGTCATCTCACGGACGACTGCTGCCGGGTGATGGTGTATCGACGAGCGGGCACTGGTGGCTGTTTCGATCCCTGGTAGCCATCGAAATGGACCCGCGCCTGGCCCAGGCCCGCGAAGACACCCAGGCTGCGGACCTGCTCTGGTCCGAGGCGTTGACGCGCCTGTCGCGCGAACGGCGCAAGTTGCCACTCGATGGTGTCGTGCTTGGCGTTGCCGCGCAAAGCTTGCTCGGGCCGGGTGCCGACATCAAGGCCACCGCCGCGAGGTTGCGCAGGATGGCAAATGAGGCCACCCAGCGCCTGCACCTTCAGCTCCCGCTGTATGTCGTGGTGACAGGCATGGACGTGCTGCCCGGGCATGCCTCATTCAAAGCCGCGTTGCCCCCGGCGGTATTTCGTAAAGTG is a window encoding:
- a CDS encoding LuxR C-terminal-related transcriptional regulator encodes the protein MRILIADDHRLIVEGVKLKLAELGPDTEFVIAMDMAELREAIHAPNASSLELALVDLAMPGVQGSEHLAEVVEKLPDVPVIVLSGSEDPGLMRDLLAMGVQGFIPKAYSPDVMLSAVRLVLSGGVYVPPLLLQERGNGAGAAPMPMPSPTSHAQSPSQDSLEERLRKLLTERQIDVLRLLSQGKPNKLIARDLGISEGTVKIHLAAIFRALNVRNRVEAVVASRRISGI
- a CDS encoding type VI secretion protein IcmF/TssM N-terminal domain-containing protein codes for the protein MRLLDYFSPLFAYGLVVDEQAAAQTAPSELAPLNARARELIDQARKLALANGKSMQEVELAGFAVVAWFDEIIVRHEAKRDQPSPLQLTLFHTSDASSEFFEHLARLDSRAEEVREVYCTALLLGFVGQYYYEKGDGGELGRIKSVYCRPYAATAAVLQALQRESITPQPYLTPDSPARRKPGPWAGRRPALFVALGVVLLVLVAFVAPVFSSAMSAQAWYLAGILVVIAGMLGWAGSLAWHWLAFTRASADPHARWDIRSVRTALKDAVRRVRGAILHPLRRRGKWRQLSRHPWLVFLGDNGANVRGLLQAAAQSSHGRLLPGDGVSTSGHWWLFRSLVAIEMDPRLAQAREDTQAADLLWSEALTRLSRERRKLPLDGVVLGVAAQSLLGPGADIKATAARLRRMANEATQRLHLQLPLYVVVTGMDVLPGHASFKAALPPAVFRKVLGWRRSEASSAGESSGRMDGHFDDTFERMRMIGLAALAKQREPHGRREIFEFRQSLSDLQYGLHAFIDQLMAEDPAGQHALRWCGLYFTGVSRGDSTGGEFVEDLFNRFLPGDRLLARRTA